The nucleotide sequence TGGTCTCGACCACGCTTGCCGCCTCGGGCCGCAGGGGGTCTTCAATGGCGACCAGCCCCGCTGCAAGGCCGTCTTCGCCCATAAACAGCAGGGATCGGCCAAGGTCTGTCTGCTGGCGGATGGCCTCGGCAAGGCAGGACAAATCCACGCCCTCGTCGTGCTCGATATAGTGGCGGCTGCCCACGCGCATTTTTTTGCCGTGCAGGGTAGAGGCCACGCCGTGGGCCACAACGTATTCCACATGGGCGTGCTCTTCGGCGTGTTGCAGGCCCTCCTCCTCGGCCTTGCGCACAACGGCCCGAGCCACAGGGTGAGGAAAGTGCTCCTCAAGGCAGGCCATGACCCGCAGCACTTCGTCCCGGTTAAAGCCCTGGGCGGGGATGACCTCCACAACCTTGGGGCTGGCCTGGGTGAGCGTGCCGGTTTTGTCAAACACCAGGGCGTCGGCCTCGCTGAGGGCCTCAAGGTAGCGGCCCCCCTTGATGGCGATGCCGTACCGCGCGCCTTCGCGCATGGATGCCAGCACCGCCAGCGGCGTGGCCAACTTGAGCGCGCACGAGTAATCAACCAGCAGCACTGACGAGGCCCGGCGAAAGTCGCGTGTGATGAGCCACACAAGCCCGGCAAGCCCAAAGGTAAAGGGAACCGCCATGTCGGCCAGACGCTCAAATTTGCCCTGAACTCCGGCCTTGAGCGATTCAGATTCTTCAATAAATTTGACAACCTGACGCAAGCGCGTGCCGTCGCCCACATGGCGGGCGCGGATAACCAGCCTGCCTTCTTCAAGCGCGGTGCCCGCGTATACAGAAGCGCCCTCTGCCCGGTGCACGCCGAGGGGTTCGCCTGTCATGGACGACTGGTTTACCAGCCCGCAGCCTTCAACCACCTCGCCGTCCACGGGTATGGAACCGCCCGCCCGCACAACCACAAGGTCGTCCTCGCGCACCTGGGCGAGGGGCACGGAAACTTCCGTGCCGTCAACCAGCAGCCATACGTTTTCAACATTAAGGGCAAGGCTTTCGGTCAGCGAGGCCATGGAGCGTCGACGCGTCCAGTCTTCAAGGGTTTCACCCAGACCGAGCAGCAGCGTGAGCATGCTGACCGTGCGAAAATCCCTCATGACCAGTGATGCGCCGATGGCGGCGGCATCCAGAACATCCACGCTCAGCGTGCCGCGCAGCACTGCTCCCAGCCCCTTGAAGATATAAGGCAGCGCGCTGACAACGCTGTTGAACACGCGTAGCGCCAGCGGCAAAAAAGGGCGTACAAAAATATAGCGCACCAGCGGCATAAGTTCGTTGCCGGGCTGGGTTGCGTCCGCACCGGGCTGTTCCGGCAGGCCAAACTGGCCCTTGGCGTCGGCCGCGCCCACCAGCAGGGTGAGAGCTGTAACGCGGCTTTCCTCGTTGTCATAAAAAATGAGCAGGCTGCCCACCAGGGCATTGGCGCGCACTTGGGCAATGCCCTCAAGTGACGCCAGAGCGCCAGCCAGCGCTTCCGCACGGCCCCCGCCAAGGCGGCAGGATGCGCGCACGCGCATCCTGCCGGAATCTGGGCTTGTAATGCCGCGCAATTCATGGACGATAAAAAAACGCATGCGCGCTCCTTGAGGCGAAGCGGCCATGGCCGCGCTCTTGAAGACTTTTATTGCCCTGCCCGTGCGCAGGACGACGTGTGCCGCCCGTGCTGACGGGCGGCACCTGGCAGCGCAGTGCGCCGCCCGCGTGGGGCTGGCGCACAAACCGCCTGAAATTACGCTTCGGCAGCATCCTTGGAGGTCTTGCGCTTTTCAGCAGCAAGCCGGGCCTCGGCGGTGAGGTCTTCCACATCTTCCTTGATGGACTCGACCTTGCTCAGCAGGGCGTCCTTGACGTCCATGCCGCGGCTCAAAAGATCGGTGGCAAGGGGTTTGAAATCAAGCTTGCCCTTGCTCACGGCCACTGCGCCCAGCACGCCAAGGGCCACGCCGCCCAAAAACCACAGTCCGCACTTCATGCCTTCGTTCATGTTTCTTCTCCTTACTAGTGGGTGCCCGGATTCGGTCGGTGCTGAAAATGCGGCAGGGGGCCGAATCCAGATAATAGTTCAGCGCTCGTCCGGCCGCGCTGATGCGGCCGGACGATAAAAAGCGCAGATTTTTGGGGCTGGTTAGCTTAGATAAAACGCTAGTTGGATGCGCCAGAGAGGTCAACTTTTATGAAGTCGGCTTCGCTGTTGCGCAGGGAGATGGTTACGCCAGAAAGGCGCAATGCAACAGGATCCTTAAGGGGCGCACGTCCAACAATAGAAACTGTAGTGCCCGGGATAAGGCCCATGTCGCGTATACGGCGGTTCATTTCACCAAGGGCTTCCACAGCGGCAATCCTGCCCTGCTGTCCAACTTGCATCTGACGCAGATTGACAATCTGGCTCATGCGTGCACTCTCTCTGTTTGAGGCTGGTTCAAATTTGTTTAACGGCTTGCAACCGTCCGGGGCCTGTCAGGCTTCTGCCTGGTGCTCTTTCCCGTGGACTAACCTTGCCTTCATTGCAGTTTTGTGTCAAGAGAAAAGAAAGTCGTTTTCAAATTTGATTGGCTGATGAGGATATCCTGCGACCACAAGGAGATAATATATGTTGCCTGTTTATGTAGTGCACAGCATGGAAGGGCGGGCGCGTCTGCGGCATCCGGCGTTGGGCGAAGTCGCAGTGAGCGCTACGGCGCAGGCCGCCCTTGGCAAGGAACCGGGCGTGGACGAAGTGCGCCCCGGTGCGGAGTCGCTCTTGCTGCTGCTGCAGCCGGGTGCGGATGTGGCGGAAATTTGCGTGCGGCTGGAAAAGAGCGTGCCTGCGCTGGCCCGTCCGTTGGCTGTGGTGGCGGGGGAAAGGCGCGCTGCGGCTCGTGCTCGCAGGTGCGAGCAGTGGCGGGGCGGCGATGCCGCCGGTACGTCAGCCCGCACGGGCGTCCGTGCCGAGGCACCCCGCGTTTGCGCGGGGCGTGCAGGTGACAAGCGCAACCTGTTGGGTATTTCGCGCCGTAAGCTTGAGGTACGGGCCATGCTGGGTGTGGCGGGCCTGTGCCTTGCGTCTGGACTGGCAGGCTCCAAGCCGGTTCACCTTGTGGCCGGGCTGGCCTGGGCCCTCATGGCTGGCCGCCATGTGTGGGTGCGGCGTAAGGCTGTATGATGGATATTGTTGCCAAGGTGCGCGCGGCTTGCGCGCGTGGCGGACTGTTTGCAGGCAAGTGGGCGCTGATTGCCTTTGCCGGCGTGGCGGCCTTTGCCCTTGCGGCTCAGGCTCTGGCCCTTGTACTGGCCGCGCTTGCCCTGCTGGTGATAGCCTTGTGTCTTGCCACAGTATGCATGCCAGAAGAAAGCAGGGCCGTGTGGGCTTGGATGTATGAAACCCTTGGCCGCTGGAGCCGTGTTGCGGCTGCGGACCAGACGCAGGCTGCGAGGCCAGAAGACGGCGGAACAGATGTTGCGAAAAATACCGGGCCAGAGAGCGCGCCAGACATATCGCCAAACACGCGCGTAAAGGGCGCTGACAACGAGCCGGGGCAAAACCCCGCAGCAACCACGCGCCCTGATGCATAGGGGCGCGGCCCGTTGCGCGACCGCGTTGACGGCGGGCCTTTGCAGGTCGGGTCCGCCCATAAGAGGCGTCACCATGGCAAGCCTGCTGTAGTGTTATTTTGCTGTCTTTTTTAAGCTCAGCAGCACACCCCCGCATTGGCACAATAATGCGGGGGTGTGCTGTTTTAGCGGGGCGCTGAGGGTACGACCCGCTTAGGGGGCAAGGCCGCTCCGGGCAGTCTTGCTTCTGAAGTGTCAGGCTTGCTCGGCAGCTGCGCCTTCGGGGGCGCTTTCCGTTTCGTGTCTGCCTGCAACAAGGTTGCGGTGTCCTTCTATGATCTTGCCAATGACATCCGGTTCGGCCAGCGAAGTGGTGTCGCCGATGTCTTCATAGCTGTCGCCTGCGATTTTGCGCAGCATGCGGCGTATGATCTTGCCCGAGGTGGTCTTGGGCATGGCGTCCACAAACTGGATGTATTCCGGGCTGGCCAGCGCGCCGATGTCGCGGCGCACGGCGTCGCGCAGTTTGACGCGCAACTGGGCGCTCCACGGCACTTCGTCGCGGGTGACCACATAGGCGTAAATGCCTTCGCCCTTGAGAGCATGCGGCATGGGCACCACGGCCGCTTCGCCTACTTCGGGGCAGGCGGCCAGCACGGCTTCGATTTCAGCCGTGGACAGGCGGTGCCCCGACACGTTGATGGAGTCGTCGACGCGGCCCAGAATCCAGAAGTACCCATCCTGGTCAACTTCCGCAGCGTCGCCGGACGAATAACAGCCGAAGCGCGAAAAGTAGGACTGGTATTTCTCTTCATCATTATACACGCCCTGCATCATGCCGGGCCACGGGCGGCGGATGACCAGGTGGCCAGCCTTGCTGCCGGCCTCGGCTTCGTCCCCGTCGCGGGAGGCCGTGCCGATAACCGCAGCGTCAATGCCGGGCAGCGGCTTGGAGGCCGAACCGGGCTTGAGCTTGGTGGCGTAGGGCATGGGGGCTATCATTGCGCCGCCGGTTTCGGTCTGCCACCATGTGTCCACAATGGGCAGCTCGCCGCCGCCGATATTTTTGTGGTACCAGTGCCACGCTTCGGGGTTGATGGGTTCGCCCACGCTGCCGAGAATGCGCAGGCTGCGCAGGTCGTAGCGCTCTGTCCAGGCCTCGTTCATGCGCATGAGCGAGCGGATGACCGTAGGCGCGGTGTAGAAGATGTTGACCCGGAAGTTTTCCACAATGCGCCAGTAGCGGTCAGGGTACGGCCACGTCGGCACGCCTTCAAACATGAGGGTGGTGGCTCCAAGCGAAAGCGGCCCGTATACGCCGTAGGTGTGGCCGGTGATCCAGCCTGCGTCGGCCGTGCACCAGTATACGTCGTCGTCGCGCATGTCGAAGCACCACTGCGTGGAGTGCGCCGCGTAGGTAAGGTAGCCGCCCGTCGAGTGCATGACGCCTGTGGGCTTGCCCGTACTGCCGCTCGTGTGCAGCAGAAAGAGCGTGTCGTTGGCGTCCATTGGTTCGCACGGAAAATCGGGGTTCAGGGTAAAGTCGTCGATAAGGTCATGCCACCACACGTCGCGGTTGCGCTGCATGTTGACGCCGTCAATGCCGGCGTGTTTGACCACAACCACATGGGCCACGGAGGGGCACTTTTCGAGGATGGGGTCAAGGTTGGCCTTGAGGGGCTTGTACTTGCCGCCGCGCACAGCCGCATCTGCGGTTATGACGACGCGCGCCTTGCAGCCCTGAATACGGCTGCGGACGCCGCCCTCGGCATAGCCGGAGAAAATGGCGGTGTGGATGGCGCCAATGCGGGCGCAGGCCAGCATGGCGATAAACAGCTCGGGGATCATGGGCATGTACAAAGCCACATGATCGCCCTTGCGGATGCGCAACGAGCTCAACGCATGAGCCACGCGGCACACTTCAGTATACAGCATCTGGTAGGTATAGCAGCGAACATCAGTTTCTTTTTCGCCCTGCCAGATAAGCGCGGCCTTGTTGCGCCGCCCAGAGATGAGGTGCCTGTCTATGCAGTTAAAGGAGGCATTAAGTTTGCCGCCTGTAAACCACTTGTATTTGTGGTTTACCTCATCAGCTTCAAGTACTTTGTCCCAGCGCTTAAACCAATGGATCAACTGCGATGCTCGCGCACCCCAAAAATCATTGGGGTCTTCCAGTGCGCGGCTGCAGAGAGCATTATATTCTTCTGGCCCACATACCCATGCAGAAGTTTTGCCGTGCTCAGGTGGAAGATAGCTGCGGTTCTCATTTAACAGCGTTGTGATCCTTTCCTGGGACATGATAAAATCCTCCCTCCTGTTTGTTACATAAATTTTTAGAGGTGAAGTAATTCCATGATACAGCAATAAAGATATTCTAGAGAGTCGTCAAGAGGCCGGGATTGATTGGTCTTTCAGTCATAGTTGAGCTTTTTTTCACAATTAGGTCTAAACTGCAACCTAGGATACCATGCTATGCGGATTGGAACGCCATACCAATTAGGGAAATAAATCACAAAATAGGGCCAAAATTATTTTATTTTTTTTAAAAAATCTGTGGAATGCAAAAAAAGGCATGTTGCTGCTCACCCGCAGGGTCTTCGGCACGCGGCAGGTAATAGCGGAAGGCAGCCCCGGTTGAAGCGTGGGCCGAGTCTGCAGACCATGGATATGGTCAGAAACACAGACAGGAACTCTGGCAAATGCTGAGTATGGGGATTTTGCGGGGGGCATGCGCCGGAAAGGTGGTTCGAGGGGTAGGCTGGAGCCAATGCTCCAGGACTGAAAAAACGCTGCGCTGCGGGCCGCAATGTCAGCCCGGCGGGGTTTCAGAACTACTCTGCCGGGACGGCTCAGCAGCGGCAGGGCAGCATGAGGCCCCGGTCCATCATGACCTGAGCCAATGCTGTGACGGGGAGCCCTACCACGGTGCTCCACGAGCCTTCGACCCGCTCGACCAGCACGGCCCCCTGGCCCTGAATAGCGTACGCGCCCGCCTTGTCGGTGGGCTCTCCCGTGTCCACATAGGCCTGCAGCACCGGCATGGGCCAATGATGAAAGAAAACCCGGCTCACATCGCTGAAGGTCAGCATGCAAAAGGAACCCACGAGCGTTTCCTGAAGGTTGAACGCCGTGTTGGCGTTGCCCGAGGCGCTGGCCTCGGTATAGGAAATACTGGCCGGAACATCTGCCAGAGCTTGAGCTGCGGGGGTAAGTGCAGGCTGGGCGGGCAGCAGCAGGCAAACTGCGCTGATCACCTCGTGGCTCGCGCCGTTGAGTCGGGCGAGCATGCTCAGGGCATGCGCGGGATTGTCCGGTTTGCCCAGGATGTCGCCGCCGATGGCCACGACCGTGTCCGCCGCCAGTATGACCGGCTGGGGCGACGCGGCGGGTGCGCCATCAGCGGCCTTGTGCGCCGCCTGCTGGCGCAGGGTCTGGGCCACCGCCAGCGCCTTGGCCGTTGCGGCGCGGCGCGTGTAGGCCTCGGGCGGTTCACCCTGCAGCGGGCGGGGTTCCTCCGCATTGGGCAGCGCCAGACGGAAGGGCAGCCCCCACTCGTTCAAAAACTGACGCCTGCGGGGCGAGCCCGACGCCAGCAAAAGCTCAAAACCGGGCGAAAGACGAAACAGCGGGCATAATATCTCGCTGGCGCCTGCTGGCGGGGCGCAGTGGCAAAGACTGGATGTCATCGTGTGCTTTTGCCGGGCTAGACGGCTGCGGGGGCATGCCGCAAAAGTACGCCGCCCTGCATGTCCAGCACGCTGAAGACGCCCTGGTCGATAACGCCGTACGTGCGCGGCGAGCCGCTCTTGGGCAGGGAGAGGGAACCGGGATTCCAGAAGTGCAGGCCGGCAATGGTCTCGCCGCGCGGTACATGGGTATGACCGCGCAGCAACACCGTGCCGGGCTTGACGCCGGGGCACGGGGGGCGCTCGGGCAGGTGGTGGCCGTGGCTGGCAAAAATATTCAGGCCGTCGGCGTCGATCCAGGCTGATTCCGCAACGTCAAAGGGCAGCAGCCCCAAATCAACCTCCGCGTCGCAGTTGCCGCGCACGGCAATGACCGGGCAGGGCAAGGCAGACAGGTCGGGCATGGTTTGCAGCACCGAACGCGTGTCGTAGCCCTGCGGCAAGGGATTGCGCGGGCCGTGGTAGACAAGATCGCCCAGCAGCACCAGTGCATCGGGGGCCAGCTCGTGCGCCTTGTTCAGCAAAAAGCGCAGGCTCTCCGCAGAGCCGTGCAGGTCAGAAGCAACCAGCAGGCGCATCAGGCTTTTTCCCTGGCGGCGG is from Desulfovibrio desulfuricans and encodes:
- a CDS encoding Maf family protein codes for the protein MTSSLCHCAPPAGASEILCPLFRLSPGFELLLASGSPRRRQFLNEWGLPFRLALPNAEEPRPLQGEPPEAYTRRAATAKALAVAQTLRQQAAHKAADGAPAASPQPVILAADTVVAIGGDILGKPDNPAHALSMLARLNGASHEVISAVCLLLPAQPALTPAAQALADVPASISYTEASASGNANTAFNLQETLVGSFCMLTFSDVSRVFFHHWPMPVLQAYVDTGEPTDKAGAYAIQGQGAVLVERVEGSWSTVVGLPVTALAQVMMDRGLMLPCRC
- the yfcE gene encoding phosphodiesterase, yielding MRLLVASDLHGSAESLRFLLNKAHELAPDALVLLGDLVYHGPRNPLPQGYDTRSVLQTMPDLSALPCPVIAVRGNCDAEVDLGLLPFDVAESAWIDADGLNIFASHGHHLPERPPCPGVKPGTVLLRGHTHVPRGETIAGLHFWNPGSLSLPKSGSPRTYGVIDQGVFSVLDMQGGVLLRHAPAAV
- a CDS encoding heavy metal translocating P-type ATPase, yielding MRFFIVHELRGITSPDSGRMRVRASCRLGGGRAEALAGALASLEGIAQVRANALVGSLLIFYDNEESRVTALTLLVGAADAKGQFGLPEQPGADATQPGNELMPLVRYIFVRPFLPLALRVFNSVVSALPYIFKGLGAVLRGTLSVDVLDAAAIGASLVMRDFRTVSMLTLLLGLGETLEDWTRRRSMASLTESLALNVENVWLLVDGTEVSVPLAQVREDDLVVVRAGGSIPVDGEVVEGCGLVNQSSMTGEPLGVHRAEGASVYAGTALEEGRLVIRARHVGDGTRLRQVVKFIEESESLKAGVQGKFERLADMAVPFTFGLAGLVWLITRDFRRASSVLLVDYSCALKLATPLAVLASMREGARYGIAIKGGRYLEALSEADALVFDKTGTLTQASPKVVEVIPAQGFNRDEVLRVMACLEEHFPHPVARAVVRKAEEEGLQHAEEHAHVEYVVAHGVASTLHGKKMRVGSRHYIEHDEGVDLSCLAEAIRQQTDLGRSLLFMGEDGLAAGLVAIEDPLRPEAASVVETMRTLGMRRVFMLTGDDERTARVVAAQAGITEFRAQVLPTDKAHIVQELAAQGCKVLMVGDGINDAPALSAAHVGVAMSDGTDLAREVANVLLTHPSLEGLISARMLGDRTLRRIHANFVTTMTLNSLFLMGGLFMLLGPGVSALLHNVTTLGVALNAMRPHLPESLPGEEFYYERHPSA
- the acs gene encoding acetate--CoA ligase, with the protein product MSQERITTLLNENRSYLPPEHGKTSAWVCGPEEYNALCSRALEDPNDFWGARASQLIHWFKRWDKVLEADEVNHKYKWFTGGKLNASFNCIDRHLISGRRNKAALIWQGEKETDVRCYTYQMLYTEVCRVAHALSSLRIRKGDHVALYMPMIPELFIAMLACARIGAIHTAIFSGYAEGGVRSRIQGCKARVVITADAAVRGGKYKPLKANLDPILEKCPSVAHVVVVKHAGIDGVNMQRNRDVWWHDLIDDFTLNPDFPCEPMDANDTLFLLHTSGSTGKPTGVMHSTGGYLTYAAHSTQWCFDMRDDDVYWCTADAGWITGHTYGVYGPLSLGATTLMFEGVPTWPYPDRYWRIVENFRVNIFYTAPTVIRSLMRMNEAWTERYDLRSLRILGSVGEPINPEAWHWYHKNIGGGELPIVDTWWQTETGGAMIAPMPYATKLKPGSASKPLPGIDAAVIGTASRDGDEAEAGSKAGHLVIRRPWPGMMQGVYNDEEKYQSYFSRFGCYSSGDAAEVDQDGYFWILGRVDDSINVSGHRLSTAEIEAVLAACPEVGEAAVVPMPHALKGEGIYAYVVTRDEVPWSAQLRVKLRDAVRRDIGALASPEYIQFVDAMPKTTSGKIIRRMLRKIAGDSYEDIGDTTSLAEPDVIGKIIEGHRNLVAGRHETESAPEGAAAEQA
- a CDS encoding FeoA family protein → MSQIVNLRQMQVGQQGRIAAVEALGEMNRRIRDMGLIPGTTVSIVGRAPLKDPVALRLSGVTISLRNSEADFIKVDLSGASN